A genomic region of Enterobacter hormaechei ATCC 49162 contains the following coding sequences:
- a CDS encoding type I secretion system permease/ATPase gives MKQRDIPQGENMTDEALEQWAQAFGYVATRYRVACSPGSLVAGAPWLKGKPMVPALTQLAREAGLTFQLLTANQHSINSWRLPVVVELNDGKIGVIDNFDGEDTLEVSFFDDNTHTNRLSMSAMLPAIRHVIALRPLAALKDSRVDAYISKYRPDWLYRLVMRDLRPYSWVMLAALFINVLSLSGIVFSMQVYDRVIPAQSYPTLYVLTIGVLIATLFGFVLRVARGHIMDLLGKRSDLRVSDRVFGHALRLRHSAIPRSTGSFISQLRELEQIREMVTSSTISTIVDLPFFILFVIVLAIIAPQLAWIAPVAAVIMVLPGLLLQKKLAELAKQSAHESTLRNAVLVESVQGLEDIKLMQAENRFLQQWNSYIQITAESGLRTRELTQNLISWGMTIQSLVYAGVIVVGAPMVIDGTLTTGSVVAASMLASRMIAPMATLCGVLARWQQVKAAKEGLDSIMQLPTENQREETPIRQDVLRGHYLFEQAQFRYHPEDPRMALRINRLEIKAGEKVAILGRNGAGKSTLLQAMAGGMDLAGGELRLDNLSLPHLDVADVRRNVGFMTQNARLFYGTLRENITLGMPRATDEEIFEVLEMCGAASFVQKLPKGLDYPIMENGVGLSGGQRQSILLARMLLRDPNIVLMDEPTASLDEHTEREFIQRLGAWLGNRTLVVATHRVPVLELVERVVVLKDGMLVMDAPKAQALNNSRMQQQQQATGREWKNENQSA, from the coding sequence ATGAAGCAACGTGATATTCCGCAGGGTGAAAACATGACGGATGAGGCGCTGGAGCAGTGGGCGCAGGCGTTTGGCTATGTGGCGACGCGCTATCGCGTTGCCTGCTCGCCAGGCTCGCTCGTCGCAGGCGCGCCGTGGCTGAAAGGCAAACCGATGGTGCCCGCGCTGACGCAGCTCGCCCGTGAAGCCGGGCTGACGTTTCAGCTGCTGACGGCCAATCAGCACTCTATTAATAGCTGGCGTCTGCCGGTGGTGGTGGAGCTGAACGATGGCAAAATCGGCGTGATCGACAATTTCGACGGCGAGGATACGCTTGAGGTCAGCTTTTTCGACGACAATACACACACCAACCGCCTGTCGATGAGCGCGATGCTACCCGCTATCCGCCACGTCATCGCCCTGCGTCCGCTGGCGGCGCTGAAAGACAGCCGCGTGGATGCCTATATCTCAAAATATCGCCCGGACTGGCTCTACCGGCTGGTGATGCGCGACCTGCGTCCTTACAGCTGGGTGATGCTGGCGGCACTGTTTATCAACGTGCTCTCCCTCTCCGGCATCGTCTTTTCCATGCAGGTGTATGACCGGGTGATCCCCGCCCAGTCCTATCCGACGCTCTATGTGCTGACCATCGGGGTGCTGATCGCCACCCTGTTTGGCTTTGTGCTGCGCGTGGCGCGCGGACACATTATGGATCTGCTGGGTAAACGCTCGGATCTGCGCGTCTCGGATCGGGTGTTCGGCCACGCGCTGCGGCTGCGCCACAGCGCCATTCCGCGCTCCACCGGCAGCTTTATCTCCCAGCTGCGCGAGCTGGAGCAGATCCGCGAGATGGTCACCTCCTCCACCATCTCCACCATCGTCGATCTGCCGTTCTTTATCCTGTTTGTGATTGTGCTGGCGATCATCGCCCCGCAGCTGGCGTGGATCGCCCCGGTGGCGGCGGTGATCATGGTCCTGCCTGGCCTGCTGCTGCAAAAGAAGCTGGCGGAGCTGGCGAAGCAGTCGGCGCATGAATCCACCCTGCGCAACGCGGTGCTGGTGGAGAGCGTGCAGGGGCTGGAGGACATCAAGCTAATGCAGGCGGAGAACCGCTTTTTGCAGCAGTGGAACAGCTATATCCAGATCACCGCCGAATCCGGCCTGCGCACCCGCGAGCTGACGCAGAACCTGATCAGCTGGGGGATGACCATTCAGAGCCTGGTGTATGCCGGGGTGATCGTAGTGGGCGCGCCGATGGTGATCGACGGCACCTTAACCACCGGTTCAGTGGTGGCCGCCTCCATGCTGGCCTCGCGGATGATCGCCCCGATGGCGACGCTGTGCGGCGTGCTGGCCCGCTGGCAGCAGGTGAAGGCGGCCAAAGAGGGGCTGGACAGCATTATGCAGCTGCCGACCGAGAATCAGCGGGAAGAGACGCCGATCCGTCAGGACGTGCTGCGTGGACATTACCTGTTCGAGCAGGCGCAGTTCCGCTATCACCCGGAAGATCCGCGCATGGCGTTGCGCATTAACCGTCTGGAGATCAAAGCGGGCGAAAAAGTGGCGATCCTCGGGCGCAACGGCGCGGGCAAATCAACCCTGTTGCAGGCGATGGCGGGCGGGATGGATCTGGCGGGCGGTGAACTGCGGCTCGACAACCTCAGCCTGCCGCATCTGGACGTGGCTGACGTGCGCCGAAACGTCGGCTTTATGACCCAGAACGCCCGGCTGTTTTACGGCACCCTGCGCGAGAACATCACGCTCGGCATGCCGCGCGCCACCGATGAAGAGATTTTCGAAGTGCTGGAGATGTGCGGCGCGGCCAGCTTTGTGCAGAAACTGCCGAAGGGGCTGGACTACCCGATTATGGAGAACGGTGTCGGGCTGTCCGGCGGGCAGCGGCAGTCCATCCTGCTGGCGCGGATGCTGCTGCGCGATCCGAATATCGTGCTGATGGATGAACCGACCGCTTCCCTTGATGAGCATACCGAGCGGGAATTTATTCAACGTCTCGGGGCGTGGCTTGGCAACCGCACGCTGGTGGTTGCGACCCACCGCGTACCGGTGCTGGAGCTGGTGGAGCGCGTGGTCGTACTCAAAGATGGCATGCTGGTCATGGACGCGCCAAAAGCCCAGGCGCTGAACAACAGCCGTATGCAGCAACAGCAGCAGGCAACCGGACGGGAGTGGAAAAATGAAAATCAGTCAGCGTGA
- a CDS encoding TolC family outer membrane protein, whose translation MGKKMPYWWLSCCLISVPAIAANPAAMINTGQLSETQELPSLNGRVAPVASKAAPGTLELNEAVNRAVTWHPAISEAVGKLYQQSENVDVAKSKYYPQINAGMDNGYSHDGDDNGFTPSLVLSLSQMLYDFGKVASQVRAENAGVAQQQANVLVSIDTIAHDTAIAMVQVQTWQQMVETAKEQLDALTSIGTLTKQRNDEGATSLSDVVQTDARIEGARAQLMQYQASLDSSRATLMSLLGWDSLNAVSNDFPQSLARSCDIAEPDDRLVPSVLAAWAQANVAQANLDYANAQMTPTVSLEPEVRHYLNDRYSGNETRDRTQYSAWVKVQMPLYQGGGLTARRNAAGHAVESAQSTIQRTRLEVRQKLLEARSQVMSLMSTLQIQGRQEALSARTRELYQQQYLDLGSRPLLDVLNAEQEVYQARFTQQQTAGQLHQLQLNCLYNTGRLRHAFDLENRTIQTVEIQP comes from the coding sequence ATGGGAAAGAAGATGCCTTACTGGTGGCTCTCGTGCTGCCTGATATCTGTGCCCGCTATCGCGGCAAACCCTGCGGCGATGATTAATACCGGACAATTGAGCGAAACGCAGGAACTCCCCTCTTTAAATGGCCGCGTGGCGCCCGTAGCCAGCAAAGCCGCCCCCGGCACACTTGAGCTGAATGAAGCCGTAAACCGCGCCGTGACCTGGCATCCGGCCATCAGTGAAGCCGTCGGCAAACTCTATCAGCAAAGCGAAAATGTGGACGTCGCCAAATCAAAATATTATCCGCAAATCAACGCTGGCATGGATAACGGCTATAGCCACGACGGCGACGATAACGGCTTTACCCCCTCGCTGGTGCTCTCTCTTTCGCAAATGCTGTACGACTTCGGCAAAGTCGCCAGCCAGGTACGCGCCGAAAACGCGGGCGTCGCCCAGCAGCAGGCCAACGTGCTGGTGAGCATCGACACCATCGCCCACGATACCGCCATCGCCATGGTGCAGGTGCAGACCTGGCAGCAGATGGTCGAGACCGCGAAAGAACAGCTGGATGCCCTGACCTCTATCGGCACCCTGACGAAACAACGTAATGATGAAGGCGCAACGTCCCTCTCTGACGTGGTGCAGACCGATGCCCGTATCGAAGGGGCGCGTGCGCAGCTGATGCAGTATCAGGCCAGCCTCGACAGCTCGCGCGCCACGCTGATGAGCCTGCTGGGCTGGGACAGCCTGAATGCGGTCAGCAATGACTTTCCGCAGAGCCTGGCCCGCAGCTGCGATATCGCCGAGCCGGACGATCGTCTGGTGCCCTCGGTATTAGCGGCCTGGGCGCAGGCCAACGTCGCGCAGGCTAATCTCGACTATGCCAACGCGCAGATGACCCCTACCGTCTCGCTGGAGCCAGAAGTCCGCCACTACCTGAACGACCGCTACTCCGGCAACGAAACGCGGGACCGCACCCAGTACTCCGCGTGGGTCAAAGTGCAGATGCCGCTCTATCAGGGCGGCGGCCTTACCGCACGGCGTAACGCCGCCGGACACGCGGTGGAATCAGCCCAGTCCACCATTCAGCGCACCCGTCTTGAGGTGCGGCAAAAACTGCTGGAAGCGCGCAGCCAGGTGATGAGCCTGATGAGCACGCTTCAGATCCAGGGCCGCCAGGAAGCGCTCAGCGCCCGCACCCGTGAGCTGTATCAGCAGCAGTATCTCGATCTCGGTTCCCGCCCGCTGCTCGACGTGCTCAACGCCGAGCAGGAGGTGTATCAGGCGCGCTTTACCCAACAGCAAACCGCCGGACAGCTGCACCAGCTTCAGTTGAACTGTCTGTACAACACCGGGCGCCTGCGTCACGCGTTCGACCTTGAAAACCGCACCATCCAGACCGTGGAGATCCAGCCATGA